From a region of the Tursiops truncatus isolate mTurTru1 chromosome 2, mTurTru1.mat.Y, whole genome shotgun sequence genome:
- the MINAR1 gene encoding major intrinsically disordered Notch2-binding receptor 1: MMETNQETSLFLVKILEELDSKQNTVSYQDLCKSLCTRFDLSQLSKLRSVLFYTACLDPNFPATLFKDKMKCTVNNQQSKKIMVAADIVTIFNLIQMNGATAKEKLPSGRQKMRKKEAAFDLGRSDTELCTAAQCESLSCELSDQPFSRGYPTRQSSKCRKMDCKDCPQFVPASEPNFLLGVSKDVKNRAASLDRLQALAPYSVASPQPCEMQRTYFPMNIESESMSDQDSLPLTQGIKETFISNEEPFVVQSCVQKRNIFKEEFHNLMTVSPELASPANKAEGERGKPQGRKESHKTPFPNHSFEMPYNSQYLNPEYSPVPDKRRAKHESLDDLQASTYFGPTPVMGTQEARRCPGRPGKQTPWPAKSWSLNTEEVPDFERSFFNRNPSEEKLRYPNPSSQTANFPTPDRRPAYLMPQEQQPMLPVGYAAKPNGLKSKEISSSVDLEKHEPVKKFKDKSISCTSRQLSSDTSSVGTQTEQHVLEPKKCKDLCASGQGKYSDRHAMKQSDDDSEVVSDDISDIFRFLDDMSISGSTGVMQSSCYNSTGSLSQLHKSDCDSSPEHKLTKIANGLPSSKGEKGNRPENSHHSEEELKTSVCKLVLRIGEIERKLESLSGVREEISQVLGKLSKLDQKIQQPEKVSVQIDLNSLTSEAPSDESASPRMFRAHNGSHGPKLENSADWCSSDASGSNSESLRVKALKKSLFTRPSSRSLTEENSATESKIASISNSPRDWRTITYTNRVGVGEEDVKDRGPGESKDWHRKSKEADRQYDIPPQHRLPKQPKDGFLVEQVFSPHPYPASLKAHMKNNPLYTDMRLTELAEVKRGQPSWTIEEYARNAGEKGKLTALDLQTQESLNPNNLEYWMEDIYTPGYDSLLKRKEAEFRRAKVCKIAALIAAATCTVILVIVVPICTMKS; the protein is encoded by the exons ATGATGGAGACCAATCAGGAAACTTCCCTCTTCTTGGTGAAAATCTTGGAGGAACTGGACAGCAAGCAAAATACCGTTTCCTACCAGGACCTGTGCAAATCCCTGTGCACCCGTTTTGATCTGTCCCAGCTCTCCAAACTGAGAAGCGTCCTCTTCTACACGGCTTGTCTCGATCCCAATTTTCCAGCCACGTTATTCAAAGACAAGATGAAATGCACCGTGAACAACCAGCAATCGAAGAAAATCATGGTGGCGGCAGATATCGTGACGATATTCAACCTCATCCAGATGAACGGGGCTACAGCCAAAGAGAAGCTCCCCAGCGGCCGGCAGAAGATGCGCAAGAAGGAGGCGGCCTTTGACTTGGGCCGCTCGGACACGGAACTCTGCACCGCAGCCCAGTGTGAGTCCCTCAGCTGCGAGCTGAGCGACCAGCCTTTCAGCCGGGGCTACCCCACCCGCCAGTCTTCCAAATGCCGCAAGATGGACTGCAAGGACTGCCCGCAGTTTGTACCTGCCTCTGAGCCCAACTTCCTGCTGGGGGTCAGCAAAGATGTGAAAAACCGGGCGGCTTCCCTGGACAGGCTGCAGGCTCTGGCCCCCTACTCGGTGGCCAGCCCTCAGCCCTGCGAGATGCAGAGAACCTATTTCCCCATGAACATCGAGAGCGAGTCCATGTCCGATCAGgactccctgcccctcacccaggGCATCAAGGAGACTTTCATCTCTAATGAGGAGCCCTTCGTGGTCCAGTCCTGCGTCCAGAAAAGGAACATCTTCAAAGAGGAGTTTCACAACCTGATGACTGTGTCCCCCGAGTTGGCCAGCCCCGCCAACAAGGCTGAGGGCGAGCGCGGGAAACCCCAGGGCCGCAAGGAGTCCCACAAGACACCCTTCCCCAATCACAGCTTTGAGATGCCCTACAACAGCCAGTACCTGAATCCCGAGTACTCCCCTGTTCCTGACAAAAGGCGGGCAAAGCACGAGAGCTTAGATGACCTTCAAGCCTCCACGTATTTTGGACCCACTCCAGTGATGGGGACCCAGGAGGCCAGGCGCTGTCCCGGGAGGCCGGGTAAGCAGACCCCCTGGCCGGCCAAAAGCTGGAGCCTAAACACTGAAGAAGTTCCTGACTTTGAACGGTCCTTTTTCAATAGAAATCCCTCCGAGGAGAAGCTCCGCTATCCAAATCCCAGCAGCCAGACCGCCAACTTCCCAACCCCAGACAGGCGCCCAGCTTACCTCATGCCGCAGGAGCAACAGCCAATGCTCCCCGTCGGCTACGCGGCCAAGCCAAACGGGCTCAAATCTAAAGAGATCTCGTCCTCCGTTGACCTGGAGAAGCATGAACCGGTCAAAAAGTTTAAAGACAAGAGCATTAGCTGCACCAGCAGGCAGCTCAGCTCAGACACCAGTAGCGTGGGCACCCAGACCGAGCAGCACGTCCTGGAGCCCAAGAAATGCAAAGACTTGTGTGCCTCTGGGCAGGGCAAGTACAGTGACAGGCACGCCATGAAGCAGTCAGATGACGACTCGGAAGTCGTCAGTGATGACATCAGTGACATTTTCCGATTTCTTGATGACATGAGCATCAGTGGCTCGACGGGAGTGATGCAGTCATCCTGCTACAACAGCACAGGATCTTTGTCCCAGCTTCACAAGTCGGACTGTGACAGTTCACCGGAGCACAAACTAACCAAAATCGCCAACGGGCTCCCCAGCAGCAAAGGAGAAAAGGGCAACCGGCCTGAAAACAGCCACCACTCGGAAGAGGAATTGAAGACCAGCGTGTGCAAACTGGTGCTCAGGATCGGTGAAATTGAACGGAAGCTCGAATCGCTGTCGGGTGTCCGCGAGGAGATCTCCCAGGTCCTGGGCAAGCTCAGTAAGCTGGATCAGAAGATACAGCAGCCCGAGAAGGTGAGTGTGCAGATAGATCTGAATTCCCTGACCAGCGAGGCTCCGTCCGATGAGAGCGCCTCTCCCCGGATGTTCCGTGCACACAATGGTTCCCACGGGCCCAAACTGGAGAACTCGGCCGACTGGTGCTCCTCAGACGCCAGCGGAAGCAACAGCGAAAGCCTTCGTGTCAAGGCGTTAAAAAAAAGCCTCTTCACCAGGCCATCCTCCAGGTCCCTGACGGAGGAAAACAGCGCCACAGAGTCCAAAATCGCCAGCATCTCCAATTCGCCCAGGGACTGGCGCACCATCACTTACACCAACCGCGTGGGCGTCGGAGAGGAGGATGTGAAAGACAGAGGCCCTGGGGAAAGTAAGGACTGGCATCGAAAATCTAAAGAG GCAGACAGGCAGTATGACATCCCCCCGCAGCACCGACTGCCCAAGCAGCCCAAAGacggcttcctggtggagcaggTGTTCAGCCCTCACCCCTACCCCGCCTCCCTCAAGGCCCACATGAAGAACAACCCTCTGTACACAGACATGCGGCTGACGGAGCTGGCGGAGGTGAAGCGGGGCCAGCCTTCCTGGACCATCGAGGAGTATGCTCGCAATGCGGGCGAGAAGGGCAAGCTGACAGCCCTGGACCTGCAG ACTCAAGAATCTTTAAACCCAAACAACTTAGAATACTGGATGGAAGATATTTATACTCCAGGCTACGACTCATTACTGAAAAGGAAAGAAGCCGAGTTCAGACGAGCCAAGGTCTGCAAGATCGCTGCTCTGATCGCTGCAGCGACGTGCACAGTCATCCTGGTCATCGTCGTGCCCATCTGCACGATGAAATCATGA